A single genomic interval of Ardenticatena maritima harbors:
- the rpsC gene encoding 30S ribosomal protein S3, which produces MGRKVHPYGFRLGITKDWKAHWYAEGDRYAEQVQEDRRIREHIRKQLGRVGISDIRIKRFPNQIEVTLWTARPGVVIGRKGENIKNLRESLEALTGKKIKVDVHEVENPDTDAYLIAENIAMQLERRISHRRAMKQAVQRAMRAGAKGIKIRVGGRLSGAEMARKEDVQEGRVPRHTLRADIDYANTEALTTFGRIGVKVWVYKGDVKPEDEM; this is translated from the coding sequence TTGGGACGCAAAGTACATCCTTACGGTTTTCGTCTCGGAATTACCAAAGATTGGAAAGCCCACTGGTACGCTGAGGGTGATCGCTACGCGGAGCAGGTGCAGGAAGACCGCCGCATCCGCGAGCACATCCGCAAGCAATTGGGGCGTGTCGGGATTAGCGACATCCGGATCAAGCGCTTCCCCAATCAGATTGAAGTTACCTTGTGGACGGCGCGTCCGGGTGTTGTGATTGGGCGCAAAGGCGAAAACATCAAGAATTTGCGCGAATCGCTGGAAGCCCTGACCGGCAAGAAAATCAAGGTGGACGTGCACGAGGTCGAAAACCCTGATACGGATGCCTATTTGATCGCCGAGAACATCGCCATGCAGTTGGAGCGCCGCATCAGCCATCGCCGTGCGATGAAACAGGCGGTGCAGCGCGCTATGCGTGCCGGCGCCAAGGGCATCAAGATTCGCGTGGGCGGCCGCCTGTCGGGGGCTGAAATGGCCCGCAAGGAAGACGTACAGGAAGGCCGTGTACCGCGCCACACGTTGCGCGCGGATATTGACTACGCCAACACCGAAGCGTTGACAACTTTTGGTCGCATTGGTGTGAAGGTGTGGGTGTACAAGGGCGATGTGAAGCCCGAAGACGAGATGTAA
- the rplV gene encoding 50S ribosomal protein L22 produces MAEQTLEARAVARYIQMSPYKVRRVVNVVRGMPVEQAVATLRLMPHRAAKPVRKVIESAAANAEENLGLSRSDLYIAEIRVDEGPTRKWRRFAARGRFKPILKRSSHISVVLREMGS; encoded by the coding sequence ATGGCAGAGCAAACACTCGAAGCACGGGCAGTGGCTCGGTACATTCAAATGTCGCCGTACAAAGTGCGCCGTGTCGTCAACGTCGTGCGTGGCATGCCTGTTGAACAGGCTGTGGCGACACTGCGCCTCATGCCGCACCGTGCCGCCAAGCCGGTGCGCAAGGTTATTGAGAGCGCCGCGGCCAACGCCGAAGAAAACCTTGGCCTCAGCCGCAGTGATCTTTACATTGCCGAAATCCGTGTGGATGAAGGGCCGACTCGCAAGTGGCGCCGTTTCGCCGCTCGCGGTCGTTTCAAGCCCATTTTGAAACGAAGCAGCCACATTTCGGTTGTGCTGCGTGAGATGGGGTCCTGA
- the rplB gene encoding 50S ribosomal protein L2: MGIKVYKPTTPGRRGMTGYDFSEITKTEPERSLVEPLKKHAGRNNQGRITVRHRGGGNKRKYRIIDWKRDKDGIPARVVSIEYDPNRTARIALLTYADGEKRYIIAPLGLKVGDVLMSGPEADIRVGNALPLADIPVGTVVHNIELEPGKGAQLVRAAGTSAQLMAKEGDYATLRLPSGEMRMVHIRCRATIGQVGNVEHGNIKLGKAGRKRHMGWRPEVRGSAMNPVDHPHGGGEGKAPIGLPGPKTPWGKPALGKKTRRRKTTDKFIVRRRGSKRR; the protein is encoded by the coding sequence GCCGTGGCATGACCGGGTACGATTTTAGCGAAATTACCAAGACCGAACCGGAACGTTCGCTCGTTGAACCGCTGAAGAAACACGCCGGCCGTAACAACCAGGGGCGTATCACGGTGCGCCACCGTGGTGGCGGGAACAAGCGCAAGTACCGCATCATTGACTGGAAGCGCGACAAGGATGGCATTCCCGCCCGTGTGGTGAGCATTGAATACGACCCGAACCGCACGGCACGCATTGCGTTGCTGACGTATGCGGACGGCGAAAAGCGCTACATTATCGCCCCGTTGGGCTTGAAAGTGGGCGATGTGTTGATGAGCGGTCCCGAAGCGGACATTCGTGTGGGCAACGCTTTGCCTCTGGCCGATATTCCGGTGGGTACTGTGGTGCACAACATCGAATTGGAACCCGGCAAGGGGGCGCAATTGGTGCGCGCCGCTGGTACCTCAGCGCAGTTGATGGCGAAGGAAGGCGATTATGCGACCTTGCGCTTGCCCAGTGGGGAAATGCGCATGGTGCATATTCGCTGCCGCGCGACGATCGGCCAGGTCGGCAACGTGGAGCATGGGAACATCAAGTTGGGGAAAGCCGGCCGCAAACGCCATATGGGCTGGCGCCCAGAAGTGCGTGGTTCGGCCATGAACCCGGTGGACCACCCGCACGGTGGTGGTGAAGGGAAGGCGCCGATTGGGTTGCCTGGCCCGAAGACGCCGTGGGGCAAGCCCGCTTTGGGCAAGAAGACGCGTCGTCGCAAGACGACCGACAAGTTCATTGTGCGCCGCCGTGGTTCAAAGCGCCGCTAG
- the rpsS gene encoding 30S ribosomal protein S19 produces the protein MARSLKKGPYVDPKLLRKIEEMNKTGQKRVIKTWSRRSTIFPQMVGHTIAVHNGRQHVPIYITEQMVGHKLGEFVPTRTFRGHEAKDKKSKRK, from the coding sequence ATGGCTCGTTCGCTGAAAAAAGGGCCGTACGTAGATCCAAAACTGTTGCGCAAAATCGAAGAAATGAACAAGACCGGCCAGAAGCGCGTCATCAAGACGTGGAGCCGCCGCTCGACAATCTTCCCACAGATGGTGGGGCACACCATTGCTGTGCACAATGGCCGCCAGCATGTGCCCATCTACATCACGGAGCAGATGGTCGGTCACAAGTTGGGTGAATTTGTGCCGACGCGCACGTTCCGCGGGCACGAAGCGAAGGACAAGAAAAGCAAGCGCAAGTAG